The Mytilus galloprovincialis chromosome 2, xbMytGall1.hap1.1, whole genome shotgun sequence genome has a window encoding:
- the LOC143064807 gene encoding uncharacterized protein LOC143064807, with product MTKNQRHDKKKSSPKGKRKLDFIEKKRTKTPLTGKTIFLDIKETKVKKRLEEDIIKLGAKVETFLSKDINYLITANPPAKPTGNEDKYGSPESPSISTPSPFNMGASPSPSNPESVKNTIQTVSRGKAIYNKAKIATKNNIVVENAQKWGVKIVGLEVAQKWIQKEVLKLPLDTKKDLKGKKTCSTSKGDEFKVKKLKRPFLKFEDTSHQYKIVYKHLETWPHVNVDTPKGSCPFDGTRVGKDDESVGDRRDKIGLPNIEVHSEDECRDNTCDSNTPIDGKIKKSDSIIGPVRIMTAGDIRRKAERKRLLEKKRGYCECCLIRYEHIDQHIKNEQHKQFVRDKKNYESLDILIKNGSNCNTAKFLQRTLTTHLRKGKTISEDIDTSIPEAKQWTPRKSAAAKIAMKKQRNERKDDITVKQKNHISTVRQPGEIINVKEKKKSLRKTEENVIDSSKTQQEESSMNEKECPITCINGNESNTSTQDSKCQKSEVKRMEGVTSRIECERDMVIDKLDDLTVNSEVQISLSALNVNSSGMNTSLNEDSFLNMSSKVIKDNQLAMSKNDMKYNNGSVDKIVQDDETCIQNGPTTKGDKMQNNKKGKDKIKQSCAKNDKLPHYHNVNEARNNRDKVISCESVEVKKDNEETSQTKVNIENHYVPKAKSFFMQQNMSLCRVDWGDFKNIETQDAKVVVKRWSQKLETSNQPLKKNITDKTEKVDFKGADLTEKSNLSNNDRAMANKKTNHKVSNDKKYCLEKTICTNELSKQSPARKVKGYNKTPMLSPIQNDLQQSKNNKIDVYDFKDTPQKCKDVYAMSSEISLIGTKSPKLNRKHKTPSSANRMKLQSHESRKFNSGSPRSGTSTTPGSARKKMWRKPNSTPKSAKFDSKKLKRFKLPVDSLSSSNTDSRFKSNTYLKETCQDLKTSTKIKSTETVNKLLNKKNHTVVKVAKDVSGNEKNNVSCGGMLRKRNKNKKSHETETNIHKTKDISLEKKKSCLPYGTEEVSHRASPLPSSVKHTCSDNKRYETECAPSTTKKKPAIKRLSPSKPFNPDNTLGTIDQAKNTKEKTPQKSQKSLLRNSVISPSNRKSPMKILVWKAANLDIIKSKKVKLNTSWSLLSDRSVGKLLASDDGNNEQFDGFSKEDITAESSLDSDASFVETTEIDMDENSHQEWVINAELVNEDSNDIQDLVPVFTSPGKRSDSSWGDACEEYIQSQISFNNSNTKSMLETFSSPKKFSPRKRKRLCSEEDNTFYKSALHCSLLRSPNPKKKRRKVLQDGIEKVDNEIEFNHLSPQKLRGFVSPVKNCDEETMFSSSPLKGVCSTSTPFRLVSGIEESKLSRSAPLNFTCKQRKSCEKLKFQKETDKLNHHNKNTRSEKSKDKIKASKFTVKAEHGRSRSRSRK from the exons ATGACGAAAAACCAGCGACATGACAAGAAAA aatcAAGCCCAAAAGGTAAAAGAAAGCTTGATTTCAttgaaaagaaaagaacaaaGACACCTTTAACAGGGAAAACTatctttttggatatcaaagaaACTAAAGTAAAGAAACGGTTAGAAGAAGATATCATCAAACTTGGAGCT aAAGTAGAAACGTTTTTGAGTAAAGACATCAATTATTTAATAACTGCCAACCCACCAGCCAAACCAACAGGAAATGAAGATAAATATGGATCTCCTGAGAGTCCCTCCATTTCTACTCCAAGTCCATTCAACATGGGAGCATCCCCTTCACCAAGTAATCCAGAGAGTGTCAAAAATACAATCCAAACA GTTTCAAGGGGGAAAGCCATATACAACAAAGCCAAGATTGCCACTAag AACAATATTGTCGTTGAAAATGCACAGAAATGGGGTGTTAAGATAGTAGGATTGGAAG TTGCCCAGAAATGGATACAGAAGGAAGTTCTGAAGTTACCTCTAGACACCAAGAAG GATTTGAAAGGGAAGAAAACCTGTTCCACATCCAAAGGAGATGAATTTAAAG ttaaAAAACTAAAGAGGCCCTTTTTAAAGTTTGAAGACACAAGTCATCAGTATAAAATTGTATACAAACATCTGGAAACATGGCCGCATGTAAATGTAGACACACCCAAAGGTAGCTGTCCGTTTGATGGTACCAGAGTTGGGAAGGATGACGAGTCCGTGGGGGACAGGAGAGACAAGATTGGGCTACCCAACATAGAAGTACATTCTGAGGATGAATGCAGGGATAATACATGTGATAGCAACACACCCATTGATGG gaaaataaaaaaatctgacaGTATTATTGGTCCAGTAAGGATTATGACAGCAGGAGATATTAGACGCAAAGCAGAGCGAAAGAGATTATTAGAGAAGAAACGTGGATATTGTGAATGTTGTCTCATCAGATATGAACACATAGATCAG CATATCAAGAATGAGCAGCATAAGCAGTTTGTTAGGGATAAAAAGAATTACGAATCATTAGATATTCTTATAAAGAATGGTTCAAACTGTAACACAGCTAAGTTTTTACAGAGAACTCTTACTACACATCTGAGAAAAGGCAAGACCATAAG tgAAGATATAGATACATCCATTCCTGAGGCCAAACAATGGACCCCAAGAAAATCTGCTGCAGCAAAAATTGCAATGAAAAAACAAAGAAATGAAAGAAAGGATGACATTACTGTAAAGcagaaaaatcatatttcaacaGTTCGACAACCGGGAGAAATTATAAAtgtcaaagaaaagaaaaaaagtcttAGAAAAACTGAGGAAAATGTTATTGATAGTAGTAAAACTCAGCAGGAAGAAAGTTCTATGAATGAAAAGGAATGtccaattacatgtataaatggCAATGAATCAAATACAAGTACTCAGGATAGCAAATGTCAAAAGTCAGAAGTGAAAAGAATGGAAGGAGTTACTAGTAGAATTGAATGTGAAAGGGATATGGTTATTGACAAACTAGATGACTTGACTGTCAATAGTGAGGTCCAGATAAGTTTATCAGCTTTAAATGTAAACTCATCTGGAATGAATACCAGTTTAAATGAGGACAGCTTTCTAAATATGTCATCTAAAGTAATAAAAGATAATCAGTTGGCAATGAgtaaaaatgatatgaaatataATAATGGTTCTGTTGATAAAATTGTTCAGGATGATGAAACTTGTATACAAAATGGACCAACTACTAAGGGAGataaaatgcaaaacaataaaaaaggcaaaGATAAGATAAAACAAAGTTGTGCTAAGAATGACAAGTTACCACATTATCATAATGTTAATGAAGCAAGAAATAACAGAGATAAAGTAATCAGCTGTGAAAGTGTAGAAGTGAAGAAAGATAATGAAGAAACATCCCAAACAAAGGTCAATATTGAGAACCATTATGTTCCAAAAGCAAAATCATTCTTTATGCAGCAAAATATGTCACTATGCCGGGTAGACTGGGGAgattttaaaaacattgaaaCACAAGATGCAAAGGTTGTGGTAAAAAGATGGTCACAAAAGCTTGAAACGTCAAATCAGCCATTGAAGAAGAATATTACAGACAAAACAGAGAAGGTTGACTTTAAAGGTGCTGACTTGACTGAAAAATCAAATTTGTCAAACAATGATAGAGCAATGGCCAACAAGAAAACCAACCATAAAGTAtcaaatgataagaaatattgcCTGGAAAAAACTATTTGTACTAATGAACTTTCAAAGCAGAGTCCTGCCAGAAAGGTTAAAGGTTATAACAAGACACCAATGTTGTCGCCAATTcaaaatgatttacaacaatCTAAAAACAATAAGATTGATGTTTATGATTTCAAAGATACCCCACAGAAGTGTAAAGATGTATATGCTATGAGTAGTGAAATCAGTTTGATTGGCACAAAATCCCcaaaattaaatagaaaacatAAAACACCTTCATCAGCAAATAGAATGAAACTACAAAGTCATGAAAGTAGGAAATTTAATTCAGGTAGCCCAAGAAGTGGAACAAGTACAACCCCCGGATCAGCAAGAAAGAAAATGTGGCGCAAACCTAATTCCACACCAAAATCTGCAAAGTTTGATTCTAAAAAACTTAAACGGTTTAAATTGCCAGTTGATTCTCTAAGTTCATCCAACACAGATTCCCGGTTTAAATCAAACACATATTTAAAAGAAACTTGTCAGGATTtgaaaacaagtacaaagataaAATCAACTGAAACTGTAAACAAATTACTTAACAAGAAAAACCATACAGTTGTAAAGGTAGCTAAAGATGTGAGTGGAAATGAGAAAAACAATGTCTCATGTGGTGGAATGTTACGAAAAagaaataagaacaaaaaatcACATGAAACAGAAACAAACATTCACAAAACCAAAGATATTTCATTAGAAAAGAAGAAATCCTGTTTGCCATATGGCACTGAAGAAGTAAGCCATAGAGCCAGTCCTTTACCATCTAGTGTGAAACATACATGTTCTGATAATAAAAGATATGAAACAGAATGTGCTCCTAGTACTACAAAAAAGAAACCTGCTATAAAACGATTGAGTCCATCCAAACCATTTAATCCAGATAATACATTGGGGACTATTGATCAAGCAAAGAACACTAAAGAGAAAACACCCCAAAAATCTCAGAAAAGTTTGCTTCGTAATTCTGTAATAAGTCCCAGTAATAGAAAATCACCAATGAAAATATTAGTTTGGAAGGCAGCAAATCTagatataataaaatcaaaaaaagtaaaattaaatacaaGTTGGTCATTACTTAGTGATAGAAGTGTTGGGAAACTACTTGCCAGTGATGATGGTAATAATGAACAGTTTGACGGCTTCTCTAAGGAAGATATCACAGCAGAAAGTAGTCTTGATAGTGATGCTTCGTTTGTGGAAACAACAGAAATAGATATGGATGAAAATTCCCATCAGGAATGGGTAATTAATGCAGAATTAGTCAATGAGGACAGTAATGATATACAGGATCTAGTTCCTGTATTTACCTCTCCTGGAAAACGTTCTGACTCCTCGTGGGGAGATGCTTGTGAGGAATATATTCAGTCACAAATCTCTTTTAATAACTCAAACACAAAAAGTATGTTAGAAACTTTCTCTAGTCCAAAAAAGTTTTCTCCAAGAAAAAGAAAGAGACTTTGTAGCGAAGAGGACAATACTTTCTACAAAAGTGCTTTACACTGTTCATTGTTAAGGTCACCAAATCCCAAAAAAAAGAGGAGGAAAGTACTTCAGGATGGAATTGAAAAAGTTGACAATGAAATAGAATTTAATCATTTAAGTCCACAAAAGCTGAGAGGATTTGTAAGTCCAGTCAAAAACTGTGATGAAGAAACAATGTTTTCATCTAGTCCATTGAAAGGTGTTTGTAGTACATCCACTCCATTTAGATTGGTTTCTGGTATTGAGGAGAGCAAATTAAGCAGAAGTGCCCCTTTAAATTTCACATGTAAACAAAGAAAGTCTTGTGAGAAGTTGAAATTTCAGAAAGAAACAGATAAACTTAATCATCATAATAAAAACACGAGGAGTGAAAAATCCAAAGATAAAATTAAGGCATCAAAATTTACTGTGAAAGCTGAACATGGAAGAAGTAGGTCACGAAGTAGAAAATGA